One genomic segment of Triplophysa rosa linkage group LG22, Trosa_1v2, whole genome shotgun sequence includes these proteins:
- the fhdc3 gene encoding FH2 domain containing 3: MDGAPVVTMATLPHHPRGTSSCFQNETSPFRCTTQPPPPLGPPAPPPPQSALPPPPPPPLALPPPPPPPLALPPPPPPPPSHMGDPFTRTVHRRSKMRNFNWDAIPRHSVVGKRNVWTAQRNLEDFELDTKRMEELFSHSEQHGAVRKGGTVRKSVWGLSQMITETENVSIINSKKSMSIGILLKQFKRSAKDIVDAVRHGNLCFASGKLRELSKLLPDDLESKKLVSFNGDLSQLNEADWFMVMLVQVPGYKVRLKSLLLREEFFPFVEEIKHSIAVMTTAANELLACDDLHSIIRLVLKAGNYMNAGGYAGSAIGFRMMSLLKLVDTKANKPGMNLMHYVSMQAQQIDEVLLQFPEQLQHIGIAARIQKQEVEMDFQKELEKIRQAKTDASKQPDLQHQMEAFLRMADMRLADVEASLQELDTISKSVAEYFCEDPSTFKLEECCSIFHSFCERFERATQDNREREAAETRKQQQREREVLTRTAKRRSTATCSDRDVKDDASALESVLTSFLNQRAPRRRPGGLSPVTDSPVKFNKNNIPQVEEREGSGDLDSPTKAKEEETNICDSESSRVREPEESCQKEEVASCAVDDIQRARAASKRGHCIDDNLIPEGNECKKENREALVASEDEDVVKEEVKNNRDVNKGELEEEKREEEDKMPELTGKVIRFQDCIGGLTETSTPGRSRAHSVCTSTPRQREVDLALQNGIGGLGSPWTILSPRISPHNTPHHNTPHRSTPRRSTPHRRHSFNLSRFDILDDGVWALPDTPVRSKPPSLAHIGKICSEDGVSCSLASQNAGVASASSLPDCPSKRIPAQGTFVRSVSLTDEKEPALNLKLGQIFQRRTGQDLPPDKRPEPSALVTFFRRFGDRHRAGTFS; the protein is encoded by the exons ATGGATGGAGCTCCAGTTGTAACCATGGCAACTCTACCTCATCATCCTCGTGGAACCTCCAGCTGCTTTCAAAATGAGACCTCACCCTTCAGATGTACCACACAGCCCCCACCTCCTTTGGGCCCACCTGCCCCACCACCACCACAATCGGCCTTGCCACCTCCACCTCCTCCTCCGTTGGCCCTACCACCACCACCTCCTCCTCCGTTGGCCCTACCACCACCACCTCCCCCGCCCCCTTCACATATGGGGGACCCCTTCACAAGGACTGTCCACCGGCGCTCCAAAATGCGTAACTTCAATTGGGATGCCATCCCCAGGCACAGCGTTGTAGGCAAGCGCAATGTGTGGACGGCCCAACGCAACCTTGAGGACTTTGAGCTGGACACAAAGCGCATGGAGGAGCTTTTCAGCCACAGTGAGCAGCACGGTGCAGTTCGGAAGGGTGGGACAGTGCGGAAAAGTGTGTGGGGGCTTTCGCAAATGATTACAGAGACTGAGAAT GTTTCAATTATCAACTCCAAGAAAAGTATGAGTATTGGAATTTTGCTGAAACAGTTTAAAAG GTCAGCAAAGGATATTGTGGATGCTGTAAGGCACGGCAATCTGTGCTTTGCTTCAGGTAAACTAAGAGAGCTCAGCAAGCTTCTGCCTGATGACTTGGAG TCAAAGAAACTGGTGTCGTTCAATGGGGATTTATCTCAGTTAAATGAGGCTGACTGGTTTATGGTGATGCTGGTTCAAGTGCCGGG GTACAAAGTGAGGTTAAAGAGCCTGCTGCTCCGAGAGGAGTTTTTTCCCTTCGTTGAAGAGATCAAACACTCAATTGCTGTCATGACAACAGCAGCGAATG AACTGCTTGCTTGTGATGACTTGCATTCGATTATCAGATTGGTGCTGAAGGCCGGTAACTATATGAATGCT GGTGGCTACGCAGGCAGTGCTATCGGCTTCAGGATGATGTCATTACTCAAACTGGTAGACACCAAAGCAAATAAACCTGGCATGAACCTTATGCACTATGTGTCTATG CAAGCTCAACAGATCGATGAGGTTTTGCTGCAATTCCCTGAACAGCTTCAGCACATTGGGATTGCTGCGAG AATCCAAAAACAAGAGGTGGAGATGGACTTTCAAAAGGAACTGGAGAAAATTAGGCAAGCAAAAACCGATGCCAGTAAACAGCCAGATCTCCAACATCAGATGGAAGCATTTCTTCGA ATGGCAGACATGCGGCTTGCCGATGTTGAAGCCTCCCTTCAGGAACTGGACACCATCAGTAAATCTGTAGCCGAGTATTTCTGCGAAGACCCGTCCACATTTAAACTAGAGGAGTGTTGCTCTATCTTTCATTCCTTCTGTGAGCGGTTTGAGAGAGCTACACAG GACAACCGCGAACGAGAGGCTGCAGAGACTCGCAAGCAACAGCAGAGAGAACGAGAAGTGCTGACCAGAACGGCCAAGCGTCGGTCCACCGCCACGTGCTCCGACCGAGATGTGAAGGATGACGCCTCTGCTCTAGAATCCGTGCTGACAAGTTTCCTCAACCAGCGCGCTCCTCGCAGGAGGCCCGGCGGACTCTCGCCTGTCACGGACAGCCCtgtaaaattcaacaaaaacaacatcccTCAGGTTGAGGAGCGTGAGGGCAGCGGGGATCTGGACAGCCCTACCAAGGCCAAAGAGGAGGAAACCAATATCTGTGACTCGGAAAGCTCACGGGTACGAGAACCAGAAGAAAGCTGCCAGAAAGAAGAGGTCGCATCTTGTGCTGTTGATGACATTCAGCGTGCACGTGCTGCGTCGAAGAGAGGACACTGCATTGATGATAACCTGATTCCTGAAGGAAATGAATGCAAAAAAGAGAACAGAGAAGCTTTAGTGGCATCCGAGGATGAAGACGTGGTCAAAGAAGAGGTGAAGAATAATAGAGACGTGAATAAAGGAGAACTGGAGGAAGAGaaaagagaagaggaagatAAAATGCCTGAGCTCACCGGTAAGGTCATACGCTTTCAAGATTGCATCGGAGGCCTGACTGAAACCTCAACACCCGGTCGTTCGCGAGCTCACAGCGTGTGCACGTCCACCCCTCGCCAGAGGGAGGTGGATCTAGCTTTGCAGAATGGGATAGGAGGTCTGGGTTCACCGTGGACCATACTTAGCCCCCGCATCTCCCCTCATAACACTCCACACCATAACACTCCACACCGTAGCACTCCACGCCGTAGCACGCCTCATCGCAGGCACTCTTTTAACCTTTCAAGGTTTGACATTCTCGATGATGGCGTTTGGGCATTACCTGACACACCTGTACGCAGCAAGCCCCCATCTTTGGCTCACATTGGCAAGATTTGCTCAGAGGATGGCGTTTCGTGTTCTCTGGCGAGTCAGAATGCAGGTGTGGCAAGTGCGTCTTCACTACCAGACTGTCCTTCAAAGCGAATCCCAGCGCAGGGGACGTTTGTGAGGTCTGTCTCGCTTACTGATGAAAAAGAGCCAGCACTCAACCTCAAACTGGGACAGATCTTTCAGAGACGTACAGGACAGGACCTTCCTCCAGATAAAAGACCAGAACCCTCCGCGCTTGTAACTTTCTTTCGACGATTCGGGGACAGACACAGGGCGGGAACATTCAGTTAA
- the arfip2b gene encoding arfaptin-2b isoform X5 — MVSGPNLNETSIVSGGYGGTAEGIIPTSSIKGPAIRLNTNFVGNRRIPNEGQGSNMHHTNSSSSITADEASRGVAVEKFDIVKKWGINTYKCTKQMISERFGRGSRTVDLELEAQIEVLRETKRKYENVLHLARALTNHFYSMVQTQHALGDTFADLSQKSPELRDEFGYNAETQKLLCKNGETLLGAINYFVSSINTLVNKTMEDTLMTVKMYENARLEFDAYRADLEELNMGPRDAVTMARIEAAQQQYQIHKDKYERLRSDVTIKIKFLEENKVKVMHKQLLLFHNAISAYFAGNQQQLEQTLKQFNIKLKPPGADKPSWLEEQ, encoded by the exons ATGGTGTCCGGGCCCAACCTGAATGAGACCAGCATCGTATCAGGTGGTTATGGAGGTACAGCAGAGGGCATCATTCCAACCAGCTCCATCAAAG GCCCTGCCATTCGTCTTAACACAAACTTTGTGGGCAACAGGCGCATTCCAAACGAAGGACAAG GGTCCAACATGCATCATACCAACAGCAGCTCCTCCATCACAGCAGATGAGGCTTCAAGAGGTGTTGCTGTGGAGAAGTTTGATATCGTGAAGAAGTGGGGAATAAACACTTACAAG TGCACCAAACAGATGATCTCCGAGAGGTTCGGCCGTGGCTCACGTACGGTGGATCTGGAGCTGGAGGCTCAGATTGAGGTTCTGCGGGAAACCAAACGGAAGTATGAGAATGTGCTGCATTTAGCGCGAGCGCTAACCAACCACTTTTACAGCATGGTGCAGACGCAGCACGCCCTTGGTGACACTTTTGCAGACCTCAGTCAGAAGTCTCCAGAACTTCGG GACGAGTTTGGCTACAATGCAGAAACACAGAAGCTGTTGTGCAAGAATGGAGAGACACTGCTGGGTGCCATCAACTATTTTGTGTCCAGCATCAACACACTGGTGAACAAGACAATGGAAGACACACTAATGACCGTCAAGATGTATGAAAATGCCAG GCTGGAGTTTGATGCATACAGGGCAGATCTAGAGGAGCTGAACATGGGCCCTCGGGATGCTGTTACCATGGCTCGTATCGAGGCTGCTCAGCAGCAGTATCAGATCCACAAGGACAAATACGAACGTCTCCGTAGTGATGTCACGATCAAGATCAAGTTTCTGGAAGAAAATAAG GTCAAAGTAATGCACAAACAACTTTTGCTATTCCATAACGCCATCTCTGCCTATTTTGCTGGAAACCAACAGCAGCTGGAACAGACCCTCAAGCAGTTCAACATTAAACTCAAACCGCCAGGAGCAGACAAGCCTTCCTGGCTCGAGGAACAGTAA